In the genome of Candidatus Deferrimicrobium sp., the window CTGCTGTTCGGGGCATTGTGCCTTCCCGCCTCCTCGTGCCGTCCCCTCCTGAAGGAGGTCTTCAGGGCTCCGAAGGTGCGGCTCGTCGACATCGGAATCGCCGGCAACCCCTTTGTATCCCGGGGCCCGATCGATGTGGTCCTTCATCTCGCGGTGAACAACCCGAATTCCTACGCCCTGACGGTGGCCAGCGTCGCCTACTCCGCGACGGTGGGAACCCGGACGGTGGCCGACGGGGAGCGGACCGAGGAGATTCGCATCGAGCCGTCCGGGGAAACGGTGGTCAGGGTGCCCGTGAGGCTGCAGACCGACGTCTTCGCCGACGCGCTGCGCAATGTGCTCGAGGCCCGGGTGGTCTCCTACGAGTTCAACGGCTCGGTGAGCGTGGTCGCCCCGATCGTCGGCGTGGTCCGGGTCCCCTTCTCGCGGACCGGGACGATCGACCCCATGGACATCCTCCGCAGGAGGGGGATCGGCTTCAATTGACGGGGCACGGCGGCTCCCGCCCGTCGAGCACGGCGAGAAGGTTCTCCGTCGCCAGCCGCCCCATCGCCTCCCTCGTCTCGCCGGTTGCGCTCCCGAGGTGCGGCAGGAGCACCGCCGAAGGGGCCGACAGCAGCCGCGGGTGAATCCGCGGCTCCTTCTCGTACACGTCGAGCCCCACGCCGAACAGCCGCCCCTCCGCCAGCGCCGTCGCCACCGCCTCCTCGTCCACCACCTCTCCCCGGGCGATGTTCACCAGGACCGCCGACCGTTTCATCCTCCCGAGGCGCTCCGTGGAGATGAGTCCCCGGGTCTCCGGGGTGAGGGGGACGCACAGCACGACGAAGTCGCTCTCCGCGAGCAGCGCGTCGAGATCGCGAT includes:
- a CDS encoding LEA type 2 family protein; this encodes MRIVKRWILLLLFGALCLPASSCRPLLKEVFRAPKVRLVDIGIAGNPFVSRGPIDVVLHLAVNNPNSYALTVASVAYSATVGTRTVADGERTEEIRIEPSGETVVRVPVRLQTDVFADALRNVLEARVVSYEFNGSVSVVAPIVGVVRVPFSRTGTIDPMDILRRRGIGFN